Part of the Zea mays cultivar B73 chromosome 4, Zm-B73-REFERENCE-NAM-5.0, whole genome shotgun sequence genome is shown below.
ttgaaaacttcacacgaatttttcaataataagatgatttcaaatcaaaaaattgtcaactataaagtttcattacatttcaagacctacaactttttatTTTGGTGGGTTTTCCATCCGaaacagtttgaaaaattcaaatttcaaaattcaaacatagttttgcataacaagatgatttcaaaccaaaacattgtcaactacaaagtttcataactcttcaatacctacaactttcatgttggtggttttttctttcgaagtcgttttcaaaattcaaattttaaattttttaaattcagacgtagttttcgttgacaatatgacttcgaaTGAAaaaattatcaactataaacttctataacttcttaagatctacaaagtttattttggttgtttggtcatttgtttatctcacatgatggttctaacaatatgcacaaattctatacgtctctctcgtagtttcataaactacgagagatataggttttatgaaaaaattatttttattttgtcatatgaagaaatgttcaatatataaattgtacatcatgatgagttatacaaatttgtagttgaaaactttttcatttgaattaatttactactttaaaatgtgatttttaaattgtctttccctagtgttggagaaaaaacactcggcaaagagttctttgccgagtgttgtatttgtgacactcgacaaagagtcctttgccgagtgtcaaacactcggcaaagaaactctttgccgagtgtcaaaaataaaacactcggcaaagagtttcttcgccgagtgttttcttttaccgagggttttttgtgtggcactcggcaaagagcttttttgccgagtgcccgaaataaaacactcggcaaagaatatgacactcgacaaagagccaaattccggtagtgttcAGACACTCGGTAAAGCAGCTATTTCCGGTAGTGAAcatgcgacaaataaaaaagcacGGAGGAAGTATAAAAATAGGGAAATttagatccataccattaaaagatcaccactttggattcataccattactatctcacttacatgtgggtccacatgagttaaTGACATGtgggggtccatggtatatatctaaagtttggatcttttaatggtatagatccaattgttccataAAAATAAGTAGCTTTTTTAGATCTGTGCTGAGATACCTTTTTGCAACATATCTATTATATTTGGCGTggtaataataatatttttatcTATAACAATAATATTTGGCCAAACTTTAGATGCAGAAGAAAGTTGCAGTTAATTAGAATTAATTGCATATCGTAGTACGTACGTCAATTGCACTAAAAGAATCGCGCGTTGTTCGAGCGACATCATGCATGCTTTCCACTCAACTAACGGTCGTCGTCACTTTCCATATCCCGTGTAGTGAACAATCTCACCAATATATAATGGTTCCAGCGAAGGCTTCACCGCCGTACCAGCAATGCATATGGCCTGTTGTCCTCGCCGCGCCGCGCGCACCAACCGTGGTTCAATGCCGCGAGCAGTACACGACGGCGCTCACTCACCTGCCATCCCATTCGCATCGATCCCATCACTCACACACACAGATCAGACCATGCAATGCAACGGCGGACCAGCTCGAATAATTATGGGCCAACGAGCACGAGCCTATAAATGCATGAAAACTCGTGACCAtttgacacacacacacactcacTCACTCGTACGCCGTCGCTTCCTGCGGTACGCACTCTCTGTCCGCTGCGTTCCTCCAGCTAGCAACTGGCCATCGGGGCTGCTATAGCAGAGTAAGTGGCGATGGCTCCAGCTCATGATAGGCTCCGCCGCCTGGTGCTGCTCCTCGTCGTTGCCACCGCGGCGGCGGCTTTGCTTCTGGCGCCGACGACGGCGGATGCTGCGCTGCCGCGGGTGCAGCACACGCCCACCAAGGCCGACGGGTCGCTCGCCATCCTCGTCGTCGGCGACTGGGGCCGCCGTGGACAGTTCAACCAGACCTTGGTTGCCCAGCAGGTAATAAAGATACCTTATTGAACGTACTCTATCTGCTGGCTCATGCCATGCATGCACGTCGGCGTATGTATGTTGCTCGCGTACGCGTACGTGCACCACGCACCAACGCTAACCACTCTAGCTACGACGACGACCTCGACCTGCCCTATTTGGAACACATATTAAAGGCTCTATCTCGGTATATCTATATCTCATTTCAAACTCCACTTCAAGAGCAGTACACTTTACAGTGTAAAAAAATATTTTAATTAACAAGTATATTTTATGTCTCTCAATCCCTTCTAGTACCCATACAACCAAACAAGACTTAAGGGCTACTTTAGAAACTCAAGTCTCCTTAGGTGAAAATGAATTATTATTTTCCCTCGGTTCCCTTCAATTCTCAAAAGGGATTTTTTTGGGTTTTCAAATTAGCCCTAAGTGTAAAAGTTCACACGCTATGTCTTGTCTTAGATTAGGCTATCTACAATAAATTACTCATCCACATACttatattcaaactccactctacgGACAATACACAAAATAGTGTAAATAGAGGACTGCATAGAAAAAATATTTATAGCAACTCATAAATATCTCCTCGCACTAGTAGAAAATAGCTCAAAGCCTGAGGTGGGGTTTAATTTTTACATGCGGTTTCAATTATCAAACGCTAGTGTTATTTCTAGTGACGGTTTCTTAAAAAAACACCGCTAGAAATCGATTTTTAGGGGCGATTTCTTAAGAAAACCACCACtagatatcatttttatcttgtCATATTTAAAATGCAAATTTTGCAAACGAACTCGGATGGGAAAAGTACCAAAATAaacgttgtagaacttcaaaatttATGAAGAGTtggcaactttttcatttgaaatcGTTTACAACCATAAATAGTCAATTTATACTCGAATTGTTTTAATACGTGGGCAACAAAACCGTAATATAAACACGAAGTAATTGATAGACGAAGTTATAGAGAGGGctacgcgcgagggtgaggttGTGGGTTCGATTCTCACCGGCCGCGTAGCCACAAATTTTGCACCAAACATACCGTGAGAAACGGCGCTATTTTAAAACACATTTGATGCTTCTATGTACTAGTGTCATCTACCGTAGAATATAGAATGTTTTTACTTTACGTACGTATTTTTTGCTATATATATATCCCCATACATGTATATATAAAAACCAAAACGTCTCATTTAGATCTGAGAGAGTCTATTGCATGTACGTTAGGACGACACATAATTATATTTGatatctatacaaaataaatttaatatcaaagCAAATATACAATCTATATACAATCTATATATCAAAGCAAATATACAATCTACAATATATTAAACTGATAAGAACAAATATTATATTTTACCTTAGCCAAAAGACCAAATAAAATATGAGTTGAAAAAGGGTTTGACTTCATTTTTTATAGCTCGCTCGGCCGCTCGTCCTCATCCAACTAATGTGAGGTTGTACTATGATGGTGTTTAGACTGCTTCACTTCACGAAATCTAGCTTATTTCCACAAAACGTTAGCTTCCTGGCTCAGCTTCACCAAAAAATATGTAAAATTGACCTTAACTTTACCAAATTCATAAAACGGTCAAAAGATGCTTCACAAATAGGTATTTTTAACTCCTCAAGTTAGGATGAAATTATCCACCTTTATCATGGGTTACATACCTTAGAAACGAATCATTTTTTTTCTATTCCCGTCGCCGACAGTCGGCTGCACCGGCCGCCTGTGCCCCAGGTACCAAATGCTCGCGCTAGCTCCGGCGTGATGGAACTATGTATTATGTTACGTATTCTAATATTGTTACTTTATCCAATTATTTGTGGTAATGTTGAATAAATGATTGGACGATGCTAAATTTTTTTACAATAGTATTTAGATAGATATACTTACAATGTATTATTTTGATAGATGCTTAATTTTTCTGGGTAAGGGTGACTCTATGAGTGACCCGTACCCACGTGAATATGAATATAGAGGTAAATTTATAGGAATTAGTAGATATGGGTGATGGAGTTTTTTTTTCTTGTGGATATGAGTATAGGATAGTAATAGTATGGCCTGGCTTACTGTTAGTTTGGCGTGGCATGCAGCAGCGAAGTTTGTACTCACTATATTAAGTATACCTTATACACATtaatttttaaatacatctttcgaGTTTACAAAGGACTAGTATAAATAAAATCTTATTTGCCTCAAACTGAATTTGGTCTGCAAACCAAACGCTTTCAAAAACTATGTAACTTTGAAGCAGAGCTAGTTAACTCTGAAGTTTACGAAGCTAAGCTGATTTTTTGTGAAGCTGAACTATGCCAAACACCCTTTATGTGGGAGCGCGGTGCTGGGTTGGCTTCCTATCATATTGAGCTTGAGTGGTTTTCACGGCCCAAATTTAGTATAATGAACCATTGGTAAACAAGAAGCGAGGGAGAGGAATAGATCTACGTACGCACCAAACTACTACTTTAAATGAGTAGAGATTGGTACAATTGTGTATAAAAGGGTGGAGAACTTCTAATAGCTAGTGAGTAGGTCCATTATGTATATAATGTCATCAGTCTTATCTAATTAAACGCTGAACTAACGTGACAAATAGATACGCACCGTACCTTATCTATTTTTAGGTGCTTGCATTGCATTACATGCATGCATATTGAAGAAAGTGGATAATTAATGCACATGCTTTGGTCGTCCGAGACTTAAGTATACATCCATGTGGTGGTGTTAATGGCGTTCATAATACGTAACCGAAAGTGTGCAATATCACACTGTTCTTCTGCTGAAGCAGCTGTATATGATGATAGATCCTAAATCCAAAACAGACTCAGATGCAACTAaaaaaataaagatcaaaacTTCTCCCTTATATTTTGTTAAATCTAGACTTCCAAAATCGTTTTCAATGAAAGTTGGCTACGAGTTACAGCTTCTGTCGAGGAGGAAGGAGTATTTATAGTACTAATGTCACTGGTGGTTAGCTTAAGGGTTCTCTTTTACACAACAGCTCGTGGAAATGGAGTATTTCTAGTGACGATTGGTGTAACAAAACCGTAAGTAGAAATTAGATTATCTCTAGCAGTTTTGTTACACCAACGGCCAGTGTAAATACTCCATTTGCACCGCCGGTTGTGTAAAAAAAACCACCAATGGAAATATGTTTCCATTGGCGGTTACCTAAGCCGGCCCTACATGTTACGTTTGATAAccgaaaccgccagtgaaaatttgAATGTACTGTCaactttgagctcttttctactagtgtctacctatttgcactggcgtttttcagaACCGTCACTGCTAGAGGCTAGTAGAACTATTTATTTGTACCGCTAGTAGAAATCGATTTTTACTGGCGATCAATGTAATAAAACCGCTAGTGAAAATCTTTTTTTTCTAGGAAACATAAAATAGGTTATTTTTAATTACAGAGACCCCTAGTGTCttgcactggcgtttttcagaACCGTCACTGCTAGAGGCTAGTAGAACTATTTATTTGTACCGCTAGTAGAAATCGATTTTCACGCTAGTGAAAATCTTTTTTTCTAGGAAACATAAAATAGGTTATTTTTAATTACAGAGACCTCGCACGCTCGTCTCCGCCGAAGTCGCAAGTCACGGCATTTTCAGGTAAAATTTCGCGCTACGTGGCTTGGTGGGAATCGAATCCGCGACCTTATCTTCACGCGAAGCCTCATTTACCACTCCATCTATGATGTGTCTTATGTCTAGATTACAGTTTCGTTGCATACATATTATAACAAAATGACtgtaaattgattgtttgaggCACTAAACGAATTCAAACAAAAAAAGTTATCAACTATAATGTTGAATCAAGTTTGAAGTTCTACAGTTTTATTTTGATACTTTTCTACTCGAGGTCGTCGTTTGTAAAAAAATTACATTTGGTATTTGATAAATTTGGATGCAATTTTTGAGAGCCGAGATAATTTCAAATAAAAAGGGTGTCAGCTACAAAAtttcataactttttgagatatgcaacttttattttaatagttttaTCATTCGATGTCATTTGAAAAACTcaaaaaataaaagataagaataaGTTCTAGTGACATTTTTCTTACGAAAACCGCTAGTAGAAATCATATTTCTACAACCGCCCATAAAAATCATAGATTTCTATTGACGGTTTTCTTAAAGAACCACCTGCTGTACAAATAGCATTGACGTTTGATAACTAAATCCTCCTGTAAAAATTAGACCTCGCTGCACGTTTTGAGCTTTTTTTCTTTAGTGTACCCATCTACAGATCTACTAACAAGTAATATGACAGTAATCCAATAATAACCCCATTATTCATGAACGTCTAgctacacaagtaatataaaACACTACTGGGATTATATTGCTGTGTAGATGGGCGTGGTGGGGCAGAAGCTGGACATCGACTTCGTCATCTCCACCGGCGACAACATCTACGACGACGGCATCGCCAACACCAGCGACCCCCTCTTCAAGGAATCGTTCTCCAATATCTACACTGCCAACAGCCTTCAGAAGCCTTGGTACCTGGGTACGTaataatgcatgcatgcatgcatgcaacaGTACATACTATCCTACGTACTCAGCTCGATCGTACATATAGCTAATCCATTCTCTCCATGAAATAATTAATGGTCTCAGTCCTTGGTAACCATGACTACACGGGAAACGCGCTCGCGCAGCTCGACCCTGCCATTCGCAAAGTGGATAGCCGGTACACCGCCATTGCCAAGTCCTTCATTGTCAACTCAGGTCAGCAAATGATAATATGGAACCTCAAAGTGTGCAAGCATTTCAAACGATATATATATTTATTCTAAATTAAGAAGAAGAAAATTAAAGGGTTGTTTGGTTCGCTGTCTAAATTGCCACACTTTGTCTAACTTTTTTTTTTGGGTAAGGTTAGTTTTCAATTCGAACTAATAACCTTAGACAAAGTGTGGTAAAATTAGTCACGAGCCAAACAGGCTCTAAATGTGTGCGTGGATGGTACTTTTGTTTTGAACAAATTAAAGGGATTGCGGATTTTTTCCTCGTCGACACAACGCCGTTCATTGTCCACTACTGGAACAACACCAAGTTCGATTGGAGAGGCGTCGCTCCTCGAGACACCTACATCGCGAATCTCCTCAAGGTATATATAAAACATGGATGAGATAGATGACGAGTTCTGATTATGCATGGCGTGGTGAGCTTAATTTCTAATTGCCTCTTAATTTTTGCCAACCCCTGCAGGACTTGAAGTGTGCACTGACAGCGTCCAAGGCTCCCTGGAAGATCGTCGTGGGTCACCACCCCATCAGCAGCGCCTGCGGGCATGGGAACAACACTGAGCTGGAGGAGTTGCTTCTCCCGGTCCTCAGGGTATATATATGCATGCTGTTCGATCTAACATGAAGTTAATTGTCTTCTCTCAAGTCATTAACATGATCGATCGATCTATATATGAAACTGAATGTTCCTGCTGCTTTGCAACGCAATTAACACTACTGCGCATGCAGACACACGGGTAGTGCTGCAACTTGGAccgtgccgtgccggcccggcacgagcCCATCGTGCTTCGGGCCTCAGTTAGTCGGGCCTATCTAGCACGAAATAGAATCGGGCCGTGCCTTACTGGGCCTCGTGAGTAGAAATAAGGCCCAGCACGGCCCTAAAGCACGGCGGGCTTCCGTTGGGCCGTgctggcccaggcacggcacgcaaTTAAGTTTGTATCTCGGTCGCCGTGGGGAGATCAGGAGATGGCCGCTGGGCTGGCGCCTCGGGAGATCCGGAGATGGCGCTTGGGGAGATGGATTGGCCGCTGGGCGCCTGTCTGGCCGCTGGCATGCATGGCATCGTGGCCGCAGGACCGCTGGATGGCCGCTGGGCGTGGGCGCGTGGCCGCTGGCCGCTGGGCGTCACGCCTAAGGAGATGGCCGCATGGCGCGTGGCCGCAGGACCGCTGGAGTCTGGACGCCACGCCGGGGAGATGGCCGCATGGCGCGTGGCCGCAGGACCGCTGGAGTCTGGACGCCGCGCCTGGGGAGCTGGACGCCGCGCCTGGGGAGAAGACGAATGGATGGGCTGGCGGCGGCCGACGCCTGGGGAGTCGAGGAGAGAATCGGAGACGGGCGGACGTCTGGGGAAACGACTAAACCTAATTAAATGGCGGCCGACGCTGGACCGGGATGTTTTCGTGCCGGGCCAGCACGAGCACGGCCCACAACAACGTGTCGGGCCTGGTAGCACGACGGGCTCAAATTTAGAGCACGGCCCAGCCCGCGATTCGTGCCGTGCTAGCCCGAATTTAAACCagtcgtgtcgggccgggcctTTTTCCATTTTTCACGGGCCGTGCTCGGGCCGGCCCTTTAGGCACGGCCCAAACTTTCAGGACTACACACGGGGTTGACATGTACTTGAATGGCCATGACCACTGCCTGCAGCGCGTCAGCAGCAGAGACAGGTAGTCCTTAAAAACGCCACCGATCATTGAATTGAATTAAATTGAATGTTCACTGCTACGACTAATAAGCAAAGAAAACCTGCAGTCGTCTTCAGCTATTAACCAGCGGCGGCGGGTCCAAGGCATGGGCTGGCAAGTTCAAGCCCACCCTCGACAAGGTGGAGTTCCTCTACGACGGCCAGGGGTTCATGTCGATGCGCCTGAGCAGGACGGAGGCCCGCCTCGCGTTCTTCGACGTCGCTGGCAGCGTCCTGCACTGCTGGACCATGCATGCCCAAAAattaacgacgacgacgactgctGCTGCAGCTAGGCACTAAAGCTTTGCTGGGTACGATGAGTTGATGATGCAATTAATTATTTGGTTTTGTCGTCTTTTCGTGCGTGAGAGGGAAGCAATAATAATTAATTGCTGCTGCTTCTGTTGTTGTGTGCACATGCATGTGAGGGTGTCAAGTATGTTCAGCCTCTTGCAAGATAAAATCTCTCGTCTTCTGTGGAATAAACTGGGAAAAAAGTTTTTTTTTGTAAAGTATGCAGGAGTTTCGCGTGTGCTGATATTTCATAGTGATTACCGACCTCATGTGTCAAGCCATCTGATTGTCCTTTGTTATAAATGAATACGACACAAAGGGGATCAACCACATAGAAGACACagatttaacgtggaaaacccctctaaagagaaggggaaaaaaccacgggcgccactaccggaatcgccgcctttgccgagtgcttcaggcactcggcaaagccttaaaaacactcggcaaaggctttgccgagtgtcgcactcggcaaagaaggctcggcacacagtgcatcggcaaagccttctttgacgagtactttttctcgggcactcggcaaagaaaagcagccgttacgacgtcgggtgacggagacggcgtctttgccgagtgtcctgggtgacactcggcaaaggagttacctttgccgagtgttgtcgatcagacactcggcaaagtccccgccagagagggtccccatgtcaggttctttgccgagtgtccccggtggcacttggcaaagggtgcttctttgccgagtgtcagggacattacactcggcaaagaacctatgcCGGTGTcgaggtcttggttctttgccaagtgctatagtctggacactcggcaaagaatctctttgccgagtgttacactcggcaaagtgactagtaggcaccttttttatttattttttatattccatccatacaaacaaaagatatcacatatacatcacatatatacatcacagatatcatcacaaacataaatagccaacacaaacagtattaacACTAATTCTGACATAAGTTGAGAGGTTCTCAACACAAACAGGATTAACAGTagttcagaagtatcaacacaaattcacaagctctgacaagtattcaacataagttttgtgttcgaaacactaaaaacataactcggcactcatggaggtgggcggttggtcTGGTGctacgttgggctgaacccttcaggagggttgttggatgccgccccagattggccctacacagagaagagattgcatgtgttataccagatgcattaccaacatctaactacaatttcaatactcacaggagtatggaacatagcagggtcaactgcagggaacaatggaggtggcggagcgaaaccctgtgccGCGCTAAGGCTCTGCATATACTGGAACATATCTGCCATCCTCTAATCAgtcgccgcccgctccgccattatcctcgcctccatctcttgacgttccctcctctcttattctagttgggtctgtaatattacaagccagcgttatagtaactcaaagagaaggtatataactcaaggaaagacgagttacagaagcactaacctcgagttgatgTATGtgctgctgtgagctgtcgtgccgaggtcgtatggctggactcgagcccgtgctccttgctctcacctgagacagagtgggagtggaggacgagtcgattgccccgtcggcaatccagtaccgcccatgtctcttgcctcctccgaccctcatgagcacatcggggtcgatcggctcggtgctcggatcatagtctgggccatggacctcatgcgccatggcggtgtagtcatggaggcggctgtagacggcggggttggtgtaggcctcgggcccgtcatccgggttgtaggtgacgtcggacgtcaccttacccttatgggccatagcataggccgagaaggtggagaaggccggccaccatgtgacgctgactgcaagaaaaccaatgagatagttagaaataatatctaatccagtgctatatacctaaataaaaaagatggcgtacccatgcttctgcatattggcccaggctccggctgccttggtggtgggagggaccttgcatcatcatacgtcgttcccggctagcgttgtgcgcctcgtcccactcagtcgaacagacctatccaccatctgctcccagcacagaggatgtgcggcgcaccaatgtggaatcatctacaaagtaaacacataaagtgcatatcagaagataaaataaaattcatgcatggagtattggtaccaaacatgcatgactttacctgcaggtactggtccctggtcaacgacatggttcgggcttgagttttggtcaccctctccccaaggacggagccgtggtaggtgacgatggcctggattcgggcctcctagtgcatgtccacgacgagcttcttacagctcgtggtggccaccacatccgccccagcctcgtatccagcctcgcatctgaagaaatcctgcatacaaaaacgatgaatccatacattatttcaagaatttgcaacgaatgcgacatattttacattatactaagacataCCCAcatctcttgcttcacccgctccgccttgttattgaattcccggccgtcccggtctactgcatcgggggcgacggcgtagtggtcgaaggtgaaggctgggcccgtcactccggcgtactccaccagtccagggaagtgttccctacacagcaggccgaggatgccattggggggcgacgatgacccccaacataatccacaaccgtccaagacctgtccaagtgataaataaaaagtattagtttatattatgattttgaacacataatatgaacaagaatgaagaacataaagttacatatctctccccatccggccgaatcagtggtcgcctgtcccgaagtatgggacgctgagggagactcacggggcctcgcaggtagatgctcctcgaacttgagccgccagaacctgagacgtcctgctgttggtcgtcgtcgtcctgctgctggtcgtcgtcgaccTGAGGCGCCACCTGCTTCTGGACAAGGttgtcctgctgcgccgcctgctgctggtcTGCCTcgcccgccgtcctactcctccccttccccctcctactcagccaattaccgccgaccatatttgtccaaaaacctgcaattaagagtaaacaaataagcacatataaaaagatgtatttaaaaacaggtgcgaaataaaaagtcatatagcgtgCGGATGAATGGAGGTGCGACGACGAGGAATTGTAGACGTTGGCGTGGTGAGGGTCGGTGTTGTGGTGGATTGAATGATATCTTAGCAGACTTTGGCTAATTGTAGACGATGGGGGAGTGTGTTGTGCGAGTGGCGGCGTGGGGGAACTTAGTTTGGGTGGGTGGCTTACATGCAAGGGGTGGTTCTGTAGGATGCTGTGCATGGTTTGGTGGAATTTAATTAGACTAGGGCTAGTTTGGATAATGAGTGATCAAtacattaatataaacatgtgttTGTTCAAATACATAATCTATGAAACATCAATACATTAATCTATGAAACATCAATACATTAATATAAACATCAATACATAATTTTATACCTTGAGACGGTGGCGCGAGGAGGAGACGACGGTGCGGGGAGGCCGCAGCGCGGGGAGGAGACTGCGGCGCGGGGAGGCGGTGGCGCGCGGCGAGGCGGCGGCGCAACGAGCGGGCGCGGCGGGCGAGGCGGGCACGACCGCGGCGAGGGGCCGGCGCGGGGAGGGGCCGGCGCGGGGAGAGACGGCGGCGCGCGgcgaggcggcggcgcggcgagcgggcgggcgcggggaggcggcggcgcggggaggggccgGCGCGGGGAG
Proteins encoded:
- the LOC100279214 gene encoding uncharacterized protein LOC100279214 precursor; protein product: MAPAHDRLRRLVLLLVVATAAAALLLAPTTADAALPRVQHTPTKADGSLAILVVGDWGRRGQFNQTLVAQQMGVVGQKLDIDFVISTGDNIYDDGIANTSDPLFKESFSNIYTANSLQKPWYLVLGNHDYTGNALAQLDPAIRKVDSRYTAIAKSFIVNSGIADFFLVDTTPFIVHYWNNTKFDWRGVAPRDTYIANLLKDLKCALTASKAPWKIVVGHHPISSACGHGNNTELEELLLPVLRARPKLSGLHTGLTCT
- the LOC100279214 gene encoding uncharacterized protein isoform X1, with amino-acid sequence MAPAHDRLRRLVLLLVVATAAAALLLAPTTADAALPRVQHTPTKADGSLAILVVGDWGRRGQFNQTLVAQQMGVVGQKLDIDFVISTGDNIYDDGIANTSDPLFKESFSNIYTANSLQKPWYLVLGNHDYTGNALAQLDPAIRKVDSRYTAIAKSFIVNSGIADFFLVDTTPFIVHYWNNTKFDWRGVAPRDTYIANLLKDLKCALTASKAPWKIVVGHHPISSACGHGNNTELEELLLPVLRSSSAINQRRRVQGMGWQVQAHPRQGGVPLRRPGVHVDAPEQDGGPPRVLRRRWQRPALLDHACPKINDDDDCCCS
- the LOC100279214 gene encoding uncharacterized protein isoform X2; protein product: MGVVGQKLDIDFVISTGDNIYDDGIANTSDPLFKESFSNIYTANSLQKPWYLVLGNHDYTGNALAQLDPAIRKVDSRYTAIAKSFIVNSGIADFFLVDTTPFIVHYWNNTKFDWRGVAPRDTYIANLLKDLKCALTASKAPWKIVVGHHPISSACGHGNNTELEELLLPVLRSSSAINQRRRVQGMGWQVQAHPRQGGVPLRRPGVHVDAPEQDGGPPRVLRRRWQRPALLDHACPKINDDDDCCCS
- the LOC109946091 gene encoding translation initiation factor IF-2 produces the protein MEKGPARHDWFKFGLARHESRAGPCSKFEPVVLPGPTRCCGPCSCWPGTKTSRSSVGRHLIRFSRFPRRPPVSDSLLDSPGVGRRQPIHSSSPQARRPAPQARRPDSSGPAATRHAAISPAWRPDSSGPAATRHAAISLGVTPSGQRPRAHAQRPSSGPAATMPCMPAARQAPSGQSISPSAISGSPEAPAQRPSPDLPTATEIQT